A genome region from Petrotoga sibirica DSM 13575 includes the following:
- a CDS encoding beta-ketoacyl-ACP reductase, translating to MKLNQKIAIVTGGSRGIGKEISRNFIKEGANVIAIAIDERPQIEENEKSDFPEDRFIYYQADITDFSTVSEIVTQIYNKYQKIDILVNNAGMAKDNFLVIMKEEDFDKVIQVNLKGTFIMTKAVAKIMRKQKFGNIINMASVVGMEGNIGQTNYSAAKAGIIGMTKSWAKELTMKGENIRVNAIAPGFVKTGMTKSLKEELVEYVVENTCLKRLGEPQDIAKLAVFLASDDSSFITGQVIRIDGGLRI from the coding sequence TTGAAGTTAAATCAAAAGATTGCGATCGTAACAGGTGGCTCTAGAGGAATAGGGAAAGAAATATCACGGAATTTCATAAAAGAAGGAGCCAATGTAATAGCAATCGCTATAGATGAAAGACCTCAAATAGAAGAAAACGAAAAAAGTGATTTTCCAGAAGATAGGTTCATTTATTATCAGGCAGACATAACTGATTTCAGTACGGTTAGTGAAATTGTCACTCAGATATATAACAAATACCAAAAAATCGACATATTAGTAAACAATGCTGGAATGGCAAAAGATAACTTCTTAGTTATTATGAAAGAAGAAGATTTTGATAAAGTAATACAAGTGAATTTAAAAGGAACATTTATAATGACAAAAGCAGTTGCCAAGATAATGAGAAAACAAAAGTTTGGAAATATAATAAACATGGCAAGCGTGGTAGGTATGGAAGGAAACATCGGTCAAACTAATTATTCAGCAGCAAAAGCAGGTATAATAGGGATGACAAAGTCTTGGGCGAAAGAACTTACAATGAAAGGGGAAAATATCAGAGTAAACGCCATAGCACCCGGTTTTGTTAAGACAGGGATGACAAAAAGTTTAAAAGAAGAATTGGTAGAGTATGTTGTAGAAAATACCTGTTTAAAACGATTGGGAGAGCCTCAAGATATAGCAAAATTAGCGGTATTTTTAGCCAGTGATGATTCTTCCTTCATAACAGGACAAGTTATAAGAATAGATGGTGGATTAAGAATTTAA
- the fabD gene encoding ACP S-malonyltransferase, whose translation MRCFVFTGQGSQYLGMGKDILEKKPEYELFFDKVKNKIGVDIKTIIFGTDEKELTLTQNAQVAILTISYMKYLKALEEGFKPDVVAGHSLGEWTALLAANVIDFEEAVEAVYYRGLYMSEAFEPGKGGMAAVIGMDLNEIEKVLANYPNVQIANYNSPSQIVISGEMEELLISMEKLKEEGARKVVPLNVSGPFHSKFLKDAEERLRKKIEYIEFKKPTVPIVQNVTAKFETDPVFIKENVIKQITSPVRWIECIEECVNNGVDEFVEIGPTKVLTKFIKQINKTVKLLNI comes from the coding sequence TTGCGATGTTTTGTGTTTACAGGACAAGGATCCCAATACTTGGGAATGGGAAAGGATATATTAGAAAAAAAACCCGAATATGAATTGTTTTTTGATAAAGTAAAGAATAAGATTGGAGTGGATATAAAAACTATAATATTTGGCACTGATGAAAAAGAGCTTACCTTAACCCAAAATGCCCAAGTCGCTATACTCACAATTAGTTATATGAAGTATTTGAAAGCTTTAGAAGAAGGTTTCAAACCTGATGTGGTAGCAGGTCATTCTTTAGGAGAATGGACAGCCCTTTTAGCTGCAAACGTGATCGATTTTGAAGAGGCAGTTGAAGCGGTTTATTATAGGGGATTGTACATGAGTGAAGCTTTTGAACCAGGAAAAGGCGGTATGGCAGCGGTAATAGGCATGGATTTAAATGAGATTGAAAAAGTTTTAGCCAATTATCCAAACGTTCAAATAGCTAATTACAATTCTCCCTCACAAATTGTAATTAGTGGAGAAATGGAAGAGCTTTTGATCTCTATGGAAAAGCTCAAGGAAGAAGGAGCCAGAAAGGTTGTTCCGTTGAATGTAAGTGGTCCGTTCCATTCCAAATTTCTAAAAGATGCAGAAGAAAGGTTGAGAAAAAAAATTGAATATATAGAATTCAAAAAACCAACGGTTCCGATTGTTCAGAATGTGACGGCGAAGTTTGAGACAGATCCTGTTTTCATCAAAGAAAATGTAATTAAGCAAATAACTTCTCCCGTTAGATGGATAGAGTGTATTGAGGAATGTGTGAATAATGGTGTGGATGAATTTGTTGAAATTGGGCCGACAAAAGTGCTCACAAAATTTATTAAACAAATAAATAAAACTGTCAAATTGCTTAATATATAA
- a CDS encoding nitronate monooxygenase produces the protein MEPVKNRVTDLLKIKYPILEGGMAWVGTAKLAAAVSNAGGLGTIGSGNMDAKLLKKQIDLIREMTDKPFAVNVIMLNPHIDEVIDLIIQEKVPVAILGAGNSSKYIPMLRENEITTLAVVSSENLALRLENAGAEAIIGEGMECGGHIGDVTTMVLVPKLSSILSVPVIAAGGIANGPGAVAALSLGAEGIQMGTRFIATYECEAHENYKEKIINAGIRDTIITGQKIGHPARIIKTKFGKKIAKLEVSSPEEAEEALVGSLMKAFLYGDEESGSFMAGQSAGLIEEIKSVNEVIEDIMSYILKNYDLEKNVDKRRK, from the coding sequence GGAATGGCATGGGTGGGTACTGCAAAATTGGCTGCAGCTGTTTCTAATGCTGGTGGATTAGGAACTATAGGTTCTGGAAACATGGATGCAAAACTTTTAAAGAAACAGATTGATTTAATAAGAGAGATGACCGATAAACCTTTTGCCGTAAACGTTATTATGCTTAATCCTCATATAGATGAAGTCATAGATTTGATAATTCAAGAAAAAGTGCCTGTTGCCATTTTAGGAGCTGGGAATTCTAGCAAATACATTCCTATGCTTAGAGAAAATGAAATAACAACATTAGCCGTAGTCTCATCGGAAAATCTAGCTTTGAGGTTAGAAAATGCTGGTGCGGAAGCTATAATAGGTGAAGGAATGGAATGTGGTGGACACATTGGAGATGTAACCACTATGGTTTTAGTTCCAAAGCTTTCCAGTATCTTGTCGGTTCCTGTAATAGCAGCAGGTGGAATTGCTAACGGGCCTGGTGCGGTTGCAGCCTTATCCTTAGGAGCAGAAGGCATTCAGATGGGGACTCGCTTTATAGCCACATATGAATGTGAAGCCCATGAAAATTACAAAGAAAAAATAATAAATGCGGGGATTAGAGACACTATAATTACTGGTCAGAAAATAGGTCATCCAGCTCGCATAATAAAAACAAAGTTCGGTAAAAAAATAGCGAAGCTAGAAGTATCTTCACCTGAAGAAGCAGAAGAAGCTTTGGTAGGTAGCCTTATGAAGGCTTTCTTGTATGGTGACGAAGAAAGTGGGTCTTTTATGGCAGGACAATCCGCTGGTTTGATAGAGGAAATAAAAAGTGTTAACGAGGTTATTGAAGATATAATGTCATATATTTTGAAAAATTATGACTTAGAAAAAAATGTCGATAAAAGGAGGAAATAA